A genomic region of Rhipicephalus sanguineus isolate Rsan-2018 chromosome 1, BIME_Rsan_1.4, whole genome shotgun sequence contains the following coding sequences:
- the LOC119389115 gene encoding uncharacterized protein LOC119389115 has translation MEAALQMLLETIERLDIASAVYCAARGHAESASYRAARGVAIPIIGVGRGLLRSFGQPDIPAQEEPEVEVVDVAKKDDADGGDAGMNQGEYDSKGHDGKAARKENVLAATEGGDTTDEAKPALVMLADDNVDLNTGLAATMQEDLAAATSSVSTSTPVTASDSSPDGRPDQGSRQDTAPPVGQEMVLNYDPENNIKDGGDAEDDQAASTKNEGTDTSAPAEDAGGDTMATKMAAAVLEAKKDAAETGNATTKRTAAPATGAAGASTNAMLNAAADEEPVRNLWGSGMAKAKQAADVKALFSKRVKVVSAKFGTIDNAPSFGFRTVSTAEEADNYIQRWHRTEVSVQMLFVERTKHETSGALLEPQPKTETGAAAWDTANTEDVVKKCGEATPSLERGNVWGTLDNQQITALAYVSTGGDKAQQRGPLRVRPDADHLHKRARRAVKGECSANLLEVCVCARRAVRRGQG, from the coding sequence ATGGAGGCCGCACTTCAAATGCTGCTGGAGACGATAGAGCGCCTCGACATAGCTTCGGCAGTGTACTGCGCGGCGAGGGGACACGCCGAGTCAGCTAGCTACCGAGCAGCGAGGGGCGTGGCGATCCCAATCATCGGCGTTGGAAGAGGGCTGCTGCGCTCGTTTGGGCAACCGGACATACCGGCGCAAGAGGAGCCAGAGGTCGAGGTGGTCGACGTCGCGAAGAAGGACGATGCCGACGGCGGTGACGCGGGAATGAACCAGGGCGAGTACGACTCAAAGGGACACGACGGGAAGGCCGCCAGGAAAGAAAACGTTTTGGCTGCAACAGAGGGGGGAGACACCACCGACGAGGCCAAACCGGCCTTGGTGATGCTGGCCGACGACAACGTCGACTTGAACACGGGCCTGGCCGCGACGATGCAGGAGGACCTAGCCGCAGCGACGTCGAGTGTGTCGACGTCGACACCTGTCACTGCTTCCGACTCGAGCCCGGACGGCAGACCAGACCAAGGCTCTCGTCAAGACACGGCGCCTCCGGTCGGTCAAGAAATGGTGCTGAATTACGATCCAGAGAACAACATCAAGGACGGCGGTGACGCGGAGGACGACCAGGCCGCCTCGACGAAGAACGAGGGTACAGATACGTCGGCACCAGCCGAAGATGCCGGCGGTGACACAATGGCCACAAAAATGGCTGCAGCTGTTTTGGAGGCCAAGAAGGATGCCGCTGAAACCGGCAATGCCACGACCAAGAGGACCGCGGCGCCAGCGACAGGAGCTGCCGGCGCGTCTACTAATGCGATGCTCAACGCAGCAGCGGACGAGGAGCCCGTGCGCAACCTCTGGGGCAGTGGGATGGCCAAAGCCAAGCAAGCAGCCGACGTGAAGGCGCTGTTTAGCAAGCGCGTTAAGGTGGTGTCCGCCAAGTTCGGCACTATCGACAACGCACCCAGTTTCGGCTTCCGAACAGTGAGCACCGCCGAGGAAGCGGACAACTACATTCAGCGCTGGCACCGCACCGAAGTGAGCGTACAAATGCTCTTCGTCGAGCGCACAAAGCACGAGACCAGTGGTGCCCTGCTCGAGCCACAGCCTAAGACCGAAACCGGAGCTGCTGCGTGGGACACCGCCAACACCGAGGACGTCGTCAAGAAATGCGGTGAGGCGACGCCTTCTTTGGAGAGGGGGAATGTGTGGGGAACCCTCGATAATCAACAGATCACCGCCCTCGCCTACGTCAGCACCGGCGGTGACAAGGCACAGCAGCGAGGGCCACTACGCGTGCGCCCGGATGCAGACCACCTTCATAAGCGGGCACGGAGAGCTGTCAAGGGGGAGTGCTCGGCGAACTTGCttgaggtgtgcgtgtgtgcgcggcgtgcggtccgccgcGGCCAAGGTTAG